In Streptomyces nojiriensis, one genomic interval encodes:
- a CDS encoding ABC transporter ATP-binding protein, which yields MRDHQAPATVATRAVRDGGGAGAGAGSPIVVVDDVHHSFGSGPQAVHALRGVSFEVRRGELTALRGRSGSGKTTLLNLVGGLDSPTGGRITLDGTDLATLDEPGLLALRRDRIGFVFQSFGLIPVLTAAENVGVPMRLRRVPAKEREERARTLLALVGLADHAEQRPGELSGGQQQRVAVARALANDPDLIIADEPTGQLDSETGRSVMELLRAVVRSESVTILVATHDPNLIELADRVVELRDGRIVAADS from the coding sequence ATGAGGGATCACCAGGCACCGGCGACGGTCGCGACACGGGCGGTGCGGGACGGCGGAGGCGCCGGCGCAGGCGCCGGCTCCCCGATCGTGGTCGTCGACGACGTGCACCACAGCTTCGGCAGCGGACCGCAGGCCGTCCACGCCCTGCGCGGCGTGTCCTTCGAGGTCCGCCGCGGCGAACTCACCGCCCTCAGGGGCCGGTCGGGCTCCGGCAAGACCACCCTGCTGAACCTCGTGGGCGGCCTCGACTCCCCGACCGGCGGCCGGATCACCCTCGACGGCACCGACCTGGCGACGCTCGACGAGCCGGGCCTGCTCGCCCTGCGCCGCGACCGCATCGGATTCGTCTTCCAGTCCTTCGGCCTGATACCCGTCCTGACGGCCGCCGAGAACGTCGGCGTTCCGATGAGGCTGCGGCGCGTGCCCGCCAAGGAGCGCGAGGAGCGCGCCCGGACCCTGCTGGCCCTGGTCGGACTCGCCGACCACGCCGAACAGCGGCCCGGCGAACTCTCGGGCGGCCAGCAGCAGCGCGTGGCGGTGGCCCGCGCCCTGGCCAACGACCCGGACCTGATCATCGCGGACGAGCCGACCGGCCAGCTCGACTCGGAGACCGGCCGCTCGGTCATGGAACTGCTGCGTGCGGTGGTGCGCAGCGAGTCGGTGACCATCCTCGTCGCCACCCACGACCCCAACCTGATCGAGCTCGCCGACCGGGTCGTGGAACTGCGTGACGGCCGCATCGTCGCGGCCGACTCATGA